Genomic DNA from Anaerolineae bacterium:
ACAAGGGTTTCCACCGTAGCTTCCGTCGGGAAGGGAGGAACCATGGAAAGCTGGGGTAAGCTTTACCCGCCCGAAAGGGAAATTCCAGCCGCCTCCTATGTGAAGGGGGTGAGCATTAACCCCCTGGCTCTGGCAGTAAGAGGCAATTTCAAAATTGGAAATCACAGTGGCGTTATTCCGGCGTGCCACCTCTATCGCATCTCCTAGGTGGTCGCCATGGCCATGGCTTACCAGAACATACTGAACCTTAATGCCTTCAGGCCCTGAAGGAGCCATCGGATTTCCAGTAATGAAGGGGTCTATAATGAGGGAGGTCCCGGCTCCTTCTATAACGAAACACGCATGCCCGTAAAAGGTTAACTTAACCCCC
This window encodes:
- a CDS encoding metal-dependent hydrolase; its protein translation is MGVKLTFYGHACFVIEGAGTSLIIDPFITGNPMAPSGPEGIKVQYVLVSHGHGDHLGDAIEVARRNNATVISNFEIASYCQSQGVNAHPLHIGGGWNFPFGRVKLTPAFHGSSLPDGSYGGNPCGFLIYMEGVKIYHAGDTGLTYEMKLIGEEGIDIALLPIGDNFTMGPDDALRAVKLLEPKIVIPMHYDTFDVIKQDPHAFVRAVEEETRARGIVLKPGESFSYP